The DNA window GCCACCATGTCCGCCGTGTCGGCCGTGCCGCTGGGGATCTTCGCGGTCAGCAGGTTCACGTAACCCTGTTTCGCGAGGTCGAACGCGTGCCCTGCGACGCAGCGCAGAACACGGCCGACGAGCCCGAAGGAAGCACTGCAGACGGGACAGCGCAAGGCCGCGACGACCGCGTCCGGCAGTGAACCGCTGTCGGGACGAGGCGCGTTCATGGGGTTATTCGACCATGACGTTTCGTAAACGGACACCACACCCCGGGTATCGGGAAACGCGCTCGTAACATCGCCGGACCCGGGGTTCACAGGCTGGAAACCTCGGAAGTCATCCCGTGCAACACGGTTTTCCGATGCTTTTCCTCCATCTGGAGTTCGCCGTCAACCCAATGGAGGAAACGTGGAAGGGAACACGGCCTGGTTGCTGACCAGCGCCGCCCTGGTGCTGCTGATGACACCCGGGCTGGCATTCTTCTACGGGGGTATGGTCCGCGCGAAGAGCGTGCTCAACATGCTCATGATGAGCTTCGGCGCGATGGGCCTGATCGGTGTGCTGTGGGTGGTCTTCGGCTACTCGATGGCCTTCGGTGACGACGTCGGCGGCGGCCTGCTCGGCAACCCCGGCGAGGCGATCGGCCTGTCCGGGCTGATGGGCGGCGACACCTTGAGCGGCACCGGGTTCGTCGCGTTCCAGGCGATGTTCGCGGTGATCACGGTGGCGCTGATCTCCGGCGCGGTCGCGGATCGCGTGCGGTTCGGCGCCTGGATGGTGTTCGCCGGGATCTGGGCCGTGGTCGTGTACTTCCCGGTGGCGCACTGGGTGTTCGCCTTCGACGCGAAGGACGCGAACACCGGTGAGGTCACGAAGGTCGGCGGCTGGATCGCGAACAAGCTCGGCGCGCTCGACTTCGCGGGCGGCACCGCGGTGCACATCAACGCCGGTGCCGCGGCGCTCGCGCTGGTGCTGGTGCTCGGCAAGCGCGTCGGCTGGCCGAAGGAGCCGATGAAACCGCACAACCTGCCGTTCGTGATGCTCGGCGCGGGCCTGCTGTGGTTCGGCTGGTTCGGGTTCAACGCGGGCTCCGCGCTCAAGGCGGACAACACCGCGGGCGTCGCGTTCATCAACACCTTCACCGCGACCGCGGTCGCGATGCTCGCCTGGCTGCTCGTGGAGCGCATCAGGGACGGTCACGCCACGAGCCTCGGCGCGGCTTCCGGCGTGGTCGCCGGCCTGGTCGCGATCACCCCGGCCTGTGCTTTCGTCGACACCTGGGGCGCGCTCGCCATCGGTGTCGTCGCCGGCGTGCTGTGCGCGCTGGCGGTCGGCCTCAAGTACCGGCTCGGCTACGACGACTCGCTCGACGTCGTCGGCGTGCACCTCGTCGGCGGGATCACCGGCACCTTGATGCTCGGCCTGGTGGCCACCGGTGGTGTCAAGGAGGGCAGCCCGGACGGGCTCTTCTACGGCGGCGGTTTCGCCCAGCTCGGCAAGCAGGCGATCGCCGCGCTGGCGGTGCTGGCCTACTCGTTCGTGCTGGCACTGGTGATCGGCTTCCTGATCAAGAAGACGATGGGCTTCCGGGTGACGGCCGAGGACGAGGTCACCGGTATCGACGAGGCTGAGCACGCGGAGACCGCGTACGAGTTCGGCGGCGGCCGTGGCGGCCGCGCGACGAACAGCTCCGGTCTCGTCGGAACCGCGAAGAAGCTGGAGGGAAGCAAGTCATGAAGCTCATCACCGCTATCGTCAAACCGTTCACCCTCGACGACATCCGCTCGGCGCTCGAACAGCTCGGCGTGCTCGGCATGACCGTCAGCGAGGTGCAGGGCTACGGGCGGCAGAAGGGCCACACCGAGGTCTACCGGGGCGCGGAGTACTCGGTCGACTTCGTGGCCAAGCTCCGGATCGAGGTCGTCACCGACGACCCGAACGTGGAGAAGGTCATCGACGCGATCGTCGCCGCGGCGCACACCGGGAAGATCGGCGACGGCAAGGTGTGGGTGACGCCGGTCGACACGGTGCTGCGGGTGCGGACCGGAGAGCGCGGCACGGACGCACTGTAGCCATGCCGACGGGGGAGCTGGTCAAGGCGGTCGACAGGCTGCTGGAGGGCCGCCACGGGCGGCTCGGTGCCGCCGCGTTGCGGGCGGCCTTGGTGGACCTGTACGAGTTCTGGCTGGGAAAGGGGGCCGCGGCGGCCGGTGTCGACAGCGCCGAGCCCGGTGTCGCACTGGTCGCCGTCGGCGGCCTCGGCCGCCGCGAACTGGTCCCGTTCTCGGATCTCGACCTCGTGCTGGTGCACGACGGGAATCCGGACGTGGCCAAGATCGCCGACGCGCTGTGGTACCCGCTGTGGGACGCCCGCGTCGGCCTCGACCACGCGGTGCGCACGCCGGGCGAAGCGCTGAAGGTCGCCAACGAGGACCTGCGCACGGCGGTCGGCCTGCTCGACGCCAGGCACATCGCGGGGCAGCCCGCGCTGACCGAGCGGCTGGCCGCCGCCGCGCGCGATCAGTGGCGGCGGACCGCCCGCAAGCGGTTGCCGGAACTGGCCGAGTCGGCGAAGGCGCGCTGGCAGCGCAGCGGTGAGATCGCGCAGTCCGCCGAACCCGATCTCAAGCACGGAAGGGGCGGGTTGCGGGACTTCGGCATCCTCGAAGCGCTCGCGCTGGCCCAGCTCACCGCCCGCCCCAACGAGGAACTCGCCGACGCCAAGCGCCTGCTGCTGGACGTCCGCACGGAAATGCGCCGCGAACTGCACCGCGACCGGGACGTGCTGAGCGCGCCCGACGCCGAGCTGGTCGCGGCGGAGCTGGGCTTCGGCGACCGGTTCACCTTGGCGCGCAAGCTTTCCGGCGCGGGCAGGGCGGTCAGCTACGCCGTCGATGTCGCCTTGAGGTCCACTGTGGACGATCGGCCGCGGTCCCGGTTCGGGCGCAAGCCGAGCCGCACCCCGCTCGCCGACGGCGTCGTCCTGCACGGCAACGAGGTCGCGCTCGCGCGCGACGCCGTGCCCGCGCGGGACCCCGGCCTGCTGCTGCGTGTCGCGGCGGCCTCCGCGCGGTCGGGCAAGCCGATCGCGCACGGCACCCTGCGCACGCTCGCCGACTCCGCGCCCGAACTGCGGGAGCCGTGGCCGGTGGAAGCGCGCGAAGCCCTCACCGAACTGCTCGGCGCGGGGGAGGGCCTCGTCGACGCCGTGGAGGCGCTCGACCGGACCGGACTGTGGGCGCGGCTGTTCCCCGAATGGGGCGCGGTGCGGGATCTGCCGCCGCGGTCGCCGGTGCACGCCTGGACCGTCGACCGGCACCTCGTGCGGACGTGCGTCGAGGCGGCCGAGCTGACCACCACGGTGGCCAGGCCGGATCTGCTGCTGCTCGGCGCGCTGCTGCACGACATCGGCAAGGGCCGCGACGCGGACCACTCCGAACTCGGTGCCGCCATCTCGGCACAGGTCGCCGCCAGGATCGGTCTGTCCACATCGGACGTCCGGCTGGTCTCGGAGCTGGTGCGCCACCATCTCCTGCTGCCGCACACCGCGACCAGGCGCGACATCGGCGAAGCGGCCACGGTGGCGCGCATCGTCAAGACCGTCGGCAGCGACCCGGTGCTGCTGGAGCTCCTGCAGGCGCTCACCGAGGCCGATTCCCTCGCCACCGGCCCCGGCGTGTGGACGGACTGGAAGGCGGGCCTGGTCGCCACGCTCGTCGCGCGGTGCACGGAAATGATGCAGGGCAAGGGGTTCAGCGCCCCGGAGCCGCTCGAACCGCGCTACCGCGAACTGGTCGGCAAGGCCGTCGCCTCCGGGCACGGCGAGGTCCTGGTCAGTTCGGAGGGCAAGGTCGCCACCGTGGTGCTCGCCGTACCCGGGGCCGCCGAGCTGCTCGCGCCCGCGGCCGGAGTGCTCGCGCTGCACTCCCTCGAAGTGCACACCGCCGTGCTGCGCGGTCACGAAGGCGGCAGGGCGGGCATCTTCACGGCTTCGCCGAAGTTCGGCTCGCTGCCGGACACCACGTTGCTGCGCGAGCAGTTCGGCCGTGCCGTCGCGGGCGCGCTCGCGCTCACCCAGAAGCTCGCGGCCAAGGAGCGGGACTACTTCTCGGTCACCGCGGTGAAGACCACGCCAAAGATACTGTGGTTCGACGACGAGACGAGCGGATCGCACACCGTGGTGCTCGAACTGCGTGCCGCGGACCGGATCGGGTTGCTGTTCCGGGTCGCGGGCGCGTTCCGGCGGTGCGCCGCGGAAGTCAAGTGGGCCAAGGTCGCCACGCTCGGCGGTGTCGTCGTCGACTCGTTCGCGATCGCCCCGCGTGACGGCGTCCTTGACGAGGAGTGGCGGCGGAAGGTGGAAAACGAGGTCCGCGACGCGGCTTCCTGACCGCACCGGGGTGTCCTCCCGCGACCGCGGGCCGTGCGGCAGTATCGTGCCGATAGTTTTCCAGCGATGCGAAGGGCGGTGGCGGTGGACGACCCGGCACTGCCGTTGACGATCGCCGCCGCGCATTTCGCCGCGTGCGCGGAGGAACTCGCGGACGGCACCCGAGACGTCGGCAACGCGACCGATGTCTCGGAGATCGTCGAACACCTCCTTTCCGGGCAGCGCAACATATCCCGCGCGCTCGCCAGACTTTCCGGTCTCGTGCGGTCCGGGCACGAGACCGGCAGGCTCGCCGCCGTCCCGTCACCGGATCTGGTCGCGCTCGCCGAGGTGCTGCGCGCCGCGGGCAGCGCGGCGGGGTACTCGGCGGAGGCGCTCGCGGAGTGCGGCCCGGCGCTGGACGTATTGGTCCATTCGACCGACGAAGACACCCGTTTGTAGCTGCTCGCACGGTCTTCCGCGCGGTTAACCTTGACCGATGCGGGCGATGTGGAAGGGAACCATCGGGCTCGGGAGCTTCGGCATCCCGGTGCGGGCGTACAGCGCGATCGAGGAACGCGGCGTCGCGCTCCACCAGGTCCACGAACCCGACGGCGGCCGGATCCGGCTCAAGCGGGTGTGCGAGGTCGACGGCGCCGAGGTCGACGCCGACGCGACCGCGAAGGGCTTTGCCTTGCCGGGCGGTGACGTCGTGGTGCTCAGCGAGGCCGATCTCGCCTCACTTCCGTTGCCCACGGCCAGTTCCATTGAGATCTCCGCGTTCACGCCGCTGGACCGGATCGACCCGCTGTACTTCGCGCGCGGCTACTTCCTCGAACCGGAGGTCGCGGCGACCCGTCCGTACGTACTGCTCAGCGAAGCGATGCAGCAGTCGGGGACGGTCGCCGTGGTGCGGGTGGCGTTGCGGCAGCGCGAAACGCTCGCCGTGCTGCGCGTGCGGGACCAGGTGATCGTGCTCCAGACGATGCTGTGGCCGGACGAGATCCGCACCCCCGATTTCCCGTTCCAGCACACCGAGACCGACGTGCGCGCCAATGAGGTCCGCACCGCCGTCGGGTTCATCGAAGAGCTCGCGGGAGATTTCGAACCCGCGCGCTACACCGACCGGTCGCGGGCCGCGCTGGAAGCACTGATCGAAGCGAAGGCCGAGGGCAACGAAGTCGTCCAGCCGACCGCCGCCGAACAAGACGCTGGCGTCGACGCGCTGCTGGCCGCGCTGCGCGAAACCGCCGAAGAACCCGCCGTGCTCAGGGCGAAAGCCGCCGCGCGCAAGGCCGCCGCGGCGAAAGCGGCCGCGACCAGGGCCGCGCGCCGGGCCGAAACGGCCGCGCGCGCGACTGAGTAGTCCTACCCACCCTCGGTTGGGGGTGTTCACGCTGCCGGAGCGCCCCGGCGGCGCGGCATGCTGGTGCCCGGCACCGCGAGAAGCTCGCCATCCCGCCCGGCACCTGGGGGTTTGGGCGGCCTGGCCAGCGTTTCCCGGTCTCCGGCGGGGTGGCTCGACGAGGGGACGAGCCACCCCGCCGGGCTCGTTTCACCAGCCGACGAGGCCGTCCGCGTCGTACAGCCTGCCGCTGGGGCCGTCGAAGGACGCGAGCGCGAGCCTGACGATCGTTCGCGCGCTTTCCCCGGCCGACCGCGTTCCGGTGTGGTTGTTCAGCGCGGTCGCGGTGAACCCCGGGTCGACCGCGACGACCCGGAACTCCGGCAGCGCGCGGGCGTACTGCAGCGTCAGCATGTTCAACGCGGTCTTCGATACCGGGTAGACGAGCCCGAGCAGCTTCGACTCCATCCGCTCGGGATCTTCGGTGATCGCGAAGGACCCCCGCCCGCTCGATACGTTGACGATCCTGGGCAGATCCGCCTCGCGCAGCAACGGAAGCAGCGCGTGCGTGGTGCGGACCGCGCCGAGCAGGTTCACGTCGAGCACGGCGCCGAAGTCGGCGGCGGTGGTCGCCTCCACCTCGGGACGGCTGCCGCCGATGCCCGCGTTGTTGACGAGCACGTCCAGGCTGCCGCGCTCGTCGGCGATCCGTTTCGCGGCGGCGTCAACCTGGGCCTGCTCGGCCACGTCGAGCTGGACGAACCGCACATCGCCGCCGAGTTCCCCGGCCGCGGCCTTGCCCCGGTCCGCGTCGCGGGCGCCGAGGTAGACGGTCATGCCCTCGGCGGCCAGCTGTGCGGCGATCTCGCGCCCGATCCCGGTGTTGGCGCCGGTCACCAGCGCCGTTTCCCCATTCATGTCCCTGTTATACGCGAACCGGCCTCAGGAGCGGTACGGCCACCGGGAACGCGCGATGGCAATACCGTCCTGGTTGATTCGAACTGGCGATGGCGCGAAATGATCTTCGGCTCGAATCCTTCCCGGCTGAACCGCGGGCTGGACAAATCCACGTGCACGGATCGGTGATGATCCGTGCACGTGGATTCGCGGAACGAATATCGGTGTTCGGCCGCCCTCCCCGGCGACTCGAACTCTCCGGATATCCGACATCGACGGTAACCCTTACCGCACCGGCTGTTCACTCGCGATTTCCGATGTCATCCGAACGGGGCGGTCGGTGCTCACGGTGATTAGTGCGCATTCTCCGGGGACCCGTGCGGTTCGACGAAGAATTCCCGCGATGCCGGTGCCGGGTACTCCGAATGGTGGGTCAGGCGTCGGCGACCTTGGCGAGCAATGTGGACGCGAGCCGCAGCAGTTCCCGTTCCGTCGGTGACAGCACGGCGTCCATCGCACCGGCCAGCCAGCGTTCCCGGTCCACGCTGTACTTCCGCAACGCGGAGAGCCCCGCTGGCGTGATGTCCACAAGCGACTGCCTGCCGTCGGCGGGGTCTGGTTTCCGCGTCACCAGCCCGTCGTCCACCAGGGAAGCCAGCACCCTGGTCAGCGACTGCGGGTGGATCCGCTCCGCGTCGGCGAGCGCCTTGGGCGTGTGCGTGCCGCCCCGGTAGAGCCTGCTCAGCACCGCGAGCACCAGCCGGGGTTGTCCTTCGCCCTGCGTCTCGACCCGCATCCGCCAGGTGAGCCGCCCGACTCCCTCGCGCACCTGGTAGGCGAGGTCGAGGAGTTCCTGTTCGGCGTCCACGGCGCCAGCCTAGAAGGTTTCGCCCTCCGCGCCGCGCACCAGCCGGGCGTAGCGCCCGTCGAGTGCGAGCAGTTCCTCGTGTGTGCCGCGCTCGGCGATGCGGCCCTCGTGCAGCACGACGATCTGGTCCGCGTGCCGCACGGTCGACAGCCGGTGCGCGATGGCGATCGTGGTCCGGTGCTCGGCGAGCCGGTCCAGTTCCGCCTGCACGGCGCGTTCGGTGCGGTTGTCGAGCGCGCTCGTCGCCTCGTCGAGCACGAGGACCGGCGGGTTGCGCAGCAGGATCCTGGCGATCGCCATGCGCTGCTTCTCGCCGCCGGAGAACCGGTAACCGCGTTGCCCCACAAGGGTTTCGTATCCGTCGGGCAGTGCCGCGATCGTGTCGTGGACGTG is part of the Amycolatopsis sp. CA-230715 genome and encodes:
- a CDS encoding MarR family winged helix-turn-helix transcriptional regulator; its protein translation is MDAEQELLDLAYQVREGVGRLTWRMRVETQGEGQPRLVLAVLSRLYRGGTHTPKALADAERIHPQSLTRVLASLVDDGLVTRKPDPADGRQSLVDITPAGLSALRKYSVDRERWLAGAMDAVLSPTERELLRLASTLLAKVADA
- the ku gene encoding non-homologous end joining protein Ku; this encodes MRAMWKGTIGLGSFGIPVRAYSAIEERGVALHQVHEPDGGRIRLKRVCEVDGAEVDADATAKGFALPGGDVVVLSEADLASLPLPTASSIEISAFTPLDRIDPLYFARGYFLEPEVAATRPYVLLSEAMQQSGTVAVVRVALRQRETLAVLRVRDQVIVLQTMLWPDEIRTPDFPFQHTETDVRANEVRTAVGFIEELAGDFEPARYTDRSRAALEALIEAKAEGNEVVQPTAAEQDAGVDALLAALRETAEEPAVLRAKAAARKAAAAKAAATRAARRAETAARATE
- a CDS encoding ammonium transporter; protein product: MEGNTAWLLTSAALVLLMTPGLAFFYGGMVRAKSVLNMLMMSFGAMGLIGVLWVVFGYSMAFGDDVGGGLLGNPGEAIGLSGLMGGDTLSGTGFVAFQAMFAVITVALISGAVADRVRFGAWMVFAGIWAVVVYFPVAHWVFAFDAKDANTGEVTKVGGWIANKLGALDFAGGTAVHINAGAAALALVLVLGKRVGWPKEPMKPHNLPFVMLGAGLLWFGWFGFNAGSALKADNTAGVAFINTFTATAVAMLAWLLVERIRDGHATSLGAASGVVAGLVAITPACAFVDTWGALAIGVVAGVLCALAVGLKYRLGYDDSLDVVGVHLVGGITGTLMLGLVATGGVKEGSPDGLFYGGGFAQLGKQAIAALAVLAYSFVLALVIGFLIKKTMGFRVTAEDEVTGIDEAEHAETAYEFGGGRGGRATNSSGLVGTAKKLEGSKS
- a CDS encoding P-II family nitrogen regulator, with protein sequence MKLITAIVKPFTLDDIRSALEQLGVLGMTVSEVQGYGRQKGHTEVYRGAEYSVDFVAKLRIEVVTDDPNVEKVIDAIVAAAHTGKIGDGKVWVTPVDTVLRVRTGERGTDAL
- a CDS encoding [protein-PII] uridylyltransferase, translated to MPTGELVKAVDRLLEGRHGRLGAAALRAALVDLYEFWLGKGAAAAGVDSAEPGVALVAVGGLGRRELVPFSDLDLVLVHDGNPDVAKIADALWYPLWDARVGLDHAVRTPGEALKVANEDLRTAVGLLDARHIAGQPALTERLAAAARDQWRRTARKRLPELAESAKARWQRSGEIAQSAEPDLKHGRGGLRDFGILEALALAQLTARPNEELADAKRLLLDVRTEMRRELHRDRDVLSAPDAELVAAELGFGDRFTLARKLSGAGRAVSYAVDVALRSTVDDRPRSRFGRKPSRTPLADGVVLHGNEVALARDAVPARDPGLLLRVAAASARSGKPIAHGTLRTLADSAPELREPWPVEAREALTELLGAGEGLVDAVEALDRTGLWARLFPEWGAVRDLPPRSPVHAWTVDRHLVRTCVEAAELTTTVARPDLLLLGALLHDIGKGRDADHSELGAAISAQVAARIGLSTSDVRLVSELVRHHLLLPHTATRRDIGEAATVARIVKTVGSDPVLLELLQALTEADSLATGPGVWTDWKAGLVATLVARCTEMMQGKGFSAPEPLEPRYRELVGKAVASGHGEVLVSSEGKVATVVLAVPGAAELLAPAAGVLALHSLEVHTAVLRGHEGGRAGIFTASPKFGSLPDTTLLREQFGRAVAGALALTQKLAAKERDYFSVTAVKTTPKILWFDDETSGSHTVVLELRAADRIGLLFRVAGAFRRCAAEVKWAKVATLGGVVVDSFAIAPRDGVLDEEWRRKVENEVRDAAS
- a CDS encoding SDR family NAD(P)-dependent oxidoreductase; translation: MNGETALVTGANTGIGREIAAQLAAEGMTVYLGARDADRGKAAAGELGGDVRFVQLDVAEQAQVDAAAKRIADERGSLDVLVNNAGIGGSRPEVEATTAADFGAVLDVNLLGAVRTTHALLPLLREADLPRIVNVSSGRGSFAITEDPERMESKLLGLVYPVSKTALNMLTLQYARALPEFRVVAVDPGFTATALNNHTGTRSAGESARTIVRLALASFDGPSGRLYDADGLVGW